A window of Zingiber officinale cultivar Zhangliang chromosome 5A, Zo_v1.1, whole genome shotgun sequence contains these coding sequences:
- the LOC121983091 gene encoding zinc finger protein ZAT4-like yields the protein MERYSCNRCFRRFNNGRALGGHMRSHAVSALAAAAPLVQGDCSASASSSQALEAEAEEGKETAASASYGLRTNPRKSFRLVDPEFSSTLPALEPAGSSVVVQDRESDTESTRADGSQGKRSRASPAEAEPASSVSDVTPAEDVALCLMMLSRDSSWGVAGEAHLSDGSNEDEEEEEVERGQVTRSPATPTPRKGRTRYQCGACKRVFRSYQALGGHRASHKKNNGCVSAAEPGQIFGEVDSADANAGAKLHECPFCFRVFSSGQALGGHKRAHFSSSSSIAVTRGTPVSVTLYPPPRSRPGTSPVAGSATKPANSISLFDLNLPAMADDEVELSAVSDMDCVADP from the coding sequence ATGGAGCGCTACAGCTGCAACCGCTGCTTCCGCCGGTTCAACAACGGCCGCGCCCTCGGCGGTCACATGCGCTCCCACGCGGTCTCCGCCCTCGCCGCCGCTGCTCCCCTGGTTCAGGGAGATTGCTCTGCCTCCGCCTCGTCGAGTCAGGCGCTAGAAGCAGAGGCGGAGGAGGGCAAGGAGACGGCCGCCTCCGCCTCCTACGGCTTGAGGACGAATCCCAGGAAGAGCTTCCGGCTCGTGGACCCCGAGTTCTCTTCGACCTTACCTGCGCTCGAGCCGGCCGGTTCGAGCGTCGTCGTCCAGGACCGGGAAAGCGACACGGAGTCTACCCGAGCAGACGGCAGCCAGGGAAAGCGGTCTCGCGCCTCCCCGGCGGAGGCGGAGCCGGCGAGTTCGGTGTCGGACGTGACCCCCGCGGAAGACGTCGCCCTCTGCTTAATGATGCTCTCCCGCGATTCTTCTTGGGGCGTCGCCGGGGAGGCCCACCTTTCCGATGGATCCAATGAGgacgaggaagaagaggaggtggagcgtGGGCAAGTTACTCGATCGCCGGCAACTCCGACGCCGCGGAAGGGAAGGACCCGGTACCAGTGCGGCGCGTGCAAGAGAGTCTTCCGCTCGTACCAAGCCCTCGGTGGCCACCGGGCGAGTCACAAGAAGAACAATGGGTGCGTCTCCGCCGCCGAGCCCGGCCAGATCTTTGGCGAGGTGGACTCCGCCGACGCCAATGCCGGGGCGAAGCTTCACGAGTGCCCGTTCTGCTTCAGAGTCTTCAGCTCCGGACAAGCTCTCGGAGGCCACAAAAGGGCCCACTTCAGCTCTTCCTCCTCCATTGCGGTCACCCGCGGCACGCCTGTGTCTGTCACTCTCTATCCGCCGCCACGCTCTCGACCGGGCACGTCACCTGTCGCCGGCTCCGCCACCAAGCCTGCAAACAGCATCAGCCTCTTCGACCTCAACTTGCCGGCGATGGCGGACGACGAGGTGGAACTGTCAGCCGTCTCGGATATGGATTGCGTTGCCGACCCATGA